One Aethina tumida isolate Nest 87 chromosome 5, icAetTumi1.1, whole genome shotgun sequence genomic window carries:
- the LOC109595651 gene encoding protein Tob1-like, with amino-acid sequence MHIEVQVALNFVISYLYNKLPRRRVNIFGEELEKALKDKFQGHWYPEKPFKGSAFRCLKTGDPIDKVLERAARESGVPIQDILENLPQELAVWVDPGEVSYRIGEKGAVKVLFSDKSDPQDENSADREVTKTFNPEAQCFRPIESVSCSLNQLSLSPKNIPPFAGGNAGPVVGAPIPNNTLPQQNGNVQMPNNLNHLTSHSSAPSPTPLGGQSFKGSPSPVPAFIPRTTTPLTFTTATFAQTKFGSTKLKTSSKRANRMSPTEFSNYIKQRAMQQQLHQQPPHHSPNGRALTPDSSAYYFPPQGPYAPQFPPRSVYESSNQFLSPELYSANAPTPLAPYYPNNGAVGAPPSAPATPQDNGKLLDNNWPYQTAGQYQHLLVAN; translated from the exons ATGCATATTGAAGTTCAAGTAGCGTTGAATTTTGTCATATCGTACCTGTATAACAAGTTGCCCAGACGACGGGTCAACATATTTGGAGAAGAACTGGAAAAAGCCTTAAAAGACAAATTTCAGGGTCACTGGTATCCCGAGAAACCGTTCAAAGGATCGGCTTTCAGATGTTTAAAGACTGGCGATCCAATCGATAAGGTGTTGGAACGCGCGGCCAGAGAGAGCGGCGTTCCCATCCAGGACATCCTGGAGAACCTCCCTCAGGAACTGGCTGTATGGGTGGACCCTGGCGAGGTCAGCTACAGGATCGGCGAAAAAGGAGCCGTCAAG GTTTTGTTCAGTGACAAGTCCGACCCACAGGACGAGAACTCCGCGGACCGCGAGGTCACGAAGACCTTCAATCCGGAAGCCCAGTGCTTCCGTCCCATCGAATCGGTCAGCTGCAGCCTCAACCAGCTCAGCCTGTCGCCCAAGAACATACCGCCGTTCGCCGGCGGTAACGCGGGCCCCGTCGTCGGCGCCCCCATACCCAACAATACGTTACCTCAGCAAAACGGAAATGTACAAATGCCCAACAACCTGAACCATCTGACATCGCACTCGAGCGCCCCATCGCCCACGCCCTTGGGCGGCCAAAGTTTCAAGGGTTCGCCGTCGCCGGTGCCCGCGTTCATACCGCGCACCACGACGCCGCTCACCTTCACCACGGCCACTTTTGCTCAAACCAAGTTTGGCAGCACGAAACTCAAGACCAGCAGCAAACGAGCCAATCG AATGTCTCCAACAGAATTCTCCAACTACATAAAACAGCGGGCCATGCAGCAGCAGCTCCACCAGCAGCCGCCCCATCACTCGCCGAACGGGCGCGCCCTCACCCCCGACTCGTCGGCGTACTACTTCCCCCCTCAGGGTCCCTACGCGCCGCAGTTCCCGCCGCGGTCCGTCTACGAGTCTTCCAATCAGTTCCTGAGTCCCGAGCTGTACTCGGCCAATGCGCCGACGCCCCTCGCCCCATACTATCCGAACAACGGTGCCGTCGGCGCGCCGCCCAGCGCCCCGGCCACACCGCAGGACAACGGCAAGCTGCTCGACAACAACTGGCCATACCAGACCGCCGGCCAGTACCAGCATCTGTTGGTCGCCAACTGA